A stretch of DNA from Phycisphaerae bacterium:
ATTCGCTGGATGGCGGAAACGCTTGCAAATACGGGCGTTTTGTGCAGCGCCATCGTCGGCGCTCAACGCCGGTCGTTGTTGCCCGTCACGTTGGTCGACGACCCGTCCGCGACCGGTTCCGCGACAAATTGTGTGGAGGAATTCGCGCGTGCCGGCATCCCCGCGGCCGTCACGACCGACGACGGATCCTGCGGAATGCGCGGGCGTGTTACCGACGCGATGGCGGCGTTTTTTGGCACGCCGATGGCGCGCGAAACCCTGCGCGTTTACGCGTGCGGACCGGAAGCGATGCTCCGCGCGGTCGCGTCGTTGTGCGCGCAGCAGGCGGTGGAGTGTGAGCTGGCGATGGAGCGCGTTATGGGATGTGGAATGGGTACCTGTCAATCGTGCGTCGTGCCGGTTACTGATTCCGCGCGGGCGGAAGGATGGCGGTACGCGCTGTGTTGCACGGAGGGCCCGGTGTTCGACGCGCGGCGTATCCGGTGGGAATAAGGGCCGATTCATGTCCGAGACCGCCCTCAGAATGCCGGTAAAAAAAATATTTTCAGGGTAAATTTGCGATTTCGAGGGGGTCGGAGACGAAAAAATCTGGCTGCGCGGCCTCCAAAACGTCCCGATTTTGAAATCCCCAGGCTACGGCGACCGATTTTGTGCCCGCGTGACGTGCGGTTTGGATGTCAACGACACTATCTCCGACCATGTAGACTTCTTCGGGCGCGACGTGCATCAACGCGGCGATTTCGATCGCGGCGCGCGGGTCCGGTTTTCGATCCTTTTCGTGGTGCGAACCCCGTACGGCGGTGAAGTACGGCGCCAATCCCAAGCGCGCGACGATCTCGACGGCGAGCGCGTGCGGTTTGTTGGAAAGCACCGCCAGCGGCGCGCCCCGCGATTGCAATAAGTTCAGCAATTGCAATATGTTGGAATATGTCCCGGTGTGAACGACCGGCCGCTGTGCGTAGTGGTGCGCGGCGCGTTCTATGAGGCGGGAAAGCACCGTGTCGCCGACGTCCGGCGCGGATCGTCGGCACAGCGTGGAGAGTCCGTCACCGACCCAGTTGCGCACTTGATTCGCATCGACGGGGAACAATCCCAAATCGGAGCGCGCGGCGTTCAGCGCGACGGAAATGTCCTCCAACGAGTCGATGAGCGTGCCGTCGAGGTCAAAGATATACGCGCGACGGCGGTCGCGGGGTGTTGCGGAAGGGGTTTGAGTCATGTTTTGAGGTCCCACGCGCCGAAAAAATATTGAGCGTAAGCAAAAGTTTCTGTTGACAAAGCTTGACGCGACTCTAGACTTTTTCAATTAGAAAGGAGGTGACGCCCATGGCTAAGCGAAGAAAGAAAGGCGCCACCAAGAAAAAGGCAGGCAAGCGACGGAAGAAGAGGTAACTCAGCCGTCCAAACGTTGGGTGACGGCCGCGAGCTTTGAAAGCAATCGCTCGAGCGTGCGGCTGTGACCCGGGGTCTTCGCGAGTGCGAAGGCCACACAAAAAATGGAAGGTGCTCATGCCACGGCAGCACCTTCCATATTTTTTTGCGCTTTCTCCAGTTTCGATTCGCTGCATACCTATTTTTCCCCTATCGAGAGTTCCGGGAGCCGCCCCTAAGACGCTGGCATTGATTGTCCCGGTGCTTTATACTCTGGTTTCCTATTCAAGCGGCGTTAAGGGCCGGACGTCGCGGGCAGGAGGCCGGTCGCGGCAATGGATTGTATCGCGGTAATCAATCAGAAGGGCGGCGTCGGCAAGACCTCCACCAGCGTCAACCTCGGCGTGGCGCTCGGTCAGCGCGGTCGCAGGATGCTGCTGATCGACCTGGACCCCCAGGGGCACCTGACGACGCACCTGGGGTTGGACAGCCAGGCCAAGGGCGCCGGGGTCTATGAGGTGCTGACGGGCAGCCTGCCGCTGCAATCGGCCATACACGTTCACGGTCCGACAATCAGCGTGGTTCCGGCGCAAATTGATCTGGCAGCGGCCGAAGTGGAGTTGGTGTCGGTCGTTGGTCGGGAGGTGATCCTGCGGGATTGCCTTTCAAGTCTTCACGACGAATACGATCTGGCGATCATCGATTGTCCGCCTTCCCTGGGAATCCTGACTCTGAACGCACTCAGCGCGGCGTCGCACGTCCTGGTTCCACTGCAACCGCACTTCCTGGCCCTACAGGGCGTCGGCAAGCTTCTGGAGACGATTCGCCTGGTCGCCCATCGGATCAACCCGCCGCTGCGCGTCGCCGGGATGGTCATGTGCATGTACGAGAGCGGGACCCGCCTGGCGGGGGAGGTGATCGACGACCTGAACGCCTATCTGGAGTCGTCGCGGCAATCGGCGGTGCCCTGGCGCGACGCCAGGATCCTTCAGTCGAAGATTCGACGAAATGTGAAACTCGCGGAGTGCCCCAGCTACGGACAATCGATTTTCGAATACGCGCCGCGCAGCAACGGGGCCATCGATTATCTGGCCCTGGCCGATGAAATCCTGGCGCTGCTCGGCGGCGTCGCGCCCGATGCGGCGAGTGAAGAGAAGGACATTGCCAGGATAGCGACGATGGCGCGAGCGCCGATCGCGGATCGCGTCGCAGCGGCGGCCGATTCGAGGGTGGTTCCAACTCCATCTGTCGAACCGGTTCCCGCGGCTACGTCCTAGACGCGGTCCGAAATATTTGGAGAGATCGGCGCCCATCGGAGTCCCTTCTGCTACGTTTCCGCCAAGGTATCCGCACTTTTGTCACGGGCGGCGGGATCGTCGCCGCGTTCATCACCACTCATTTGCCTCCGGCGGCCGGTCCGGACATTCCGCTTGTCGACGATAAGGTTTTGCATTTTCTGGGGTTTACCGTTTTGGGGGCTCTTCTGGTCTGGCGACTCGGCCGTCACCCTCGTCGCCCGACGGTGCGGAACTTGCTGCCGTGGTATTTGGCGCTCATCTTGTATGGAGCGTTCGATGAAATAACGCAGCCGCCCTTTGGACGAGACTGTGAATTCCTCGATTGGCTGGCGGATTGCTGCGGCGCCGCCGTGGGCGTCGCGCTGGGGGCGATGGCCACCGGCCGGCCGCAATGAGGATCCGACGTGAGCCGTACCGCTTGGATTGAGATCCGCCCCTTGCTGATAGCGGCCCTGTTCCTGCTCGGCGCGGTGGGATGCCGGCCGGGGGGCGAGCGCCCGCCGCGTCGCGATCGGATCGTTCGCATCGTCGTGATCGGGGAGGCCGAAGACGAGCCAACGTGGGCCGTGGTGCAGGCGACCGCCGCGGCCTTTGTGCGGAACAATCCCCTTACGCACGTCGTCACCCGCGCCCCGCGCACGGCATCGCCCAGCGCGCAACAGGACTTGCTGCGGGCGCTCGAACAGGAAGAGATCGACGCGGCGTGTATCCACCCGATCGATTCCGCCTCATTGCGCGAGAT
This window harbors:
- a CDS encoding HAD family hydrolase — encoded protein: MTQTPSATPRDRRRAYIFDLDGTLIDSLEDISVALNAARSDLGLFPVDANQVRNWVGDGLSTLCRRSAPDVGDTVLSRLIERAAHHYAQRPVVHTGTYSNILQLLNLLQSRGAPLAVLSNKPHALAVEIVARLGLAPYFTAVRGSHHEKDRKPDPRAAIEIAALMHVAPEEVYMVGDSVVDIQTARHAGTKSVAVAWGFQNRDVLEAAQPDFFVSDPLEIANLP
- a CDS encoding VanZ family protein encodes the protein MPPAAGPDIPLVDDKVLHFLGFTVLGALLVWRLGRHPRRPTVRNLLPWYLALILYGAFDEITQPPFGRDCEFLDWLADCCGAAVGVALGAMATGRPQ
- a CDS encoding dihydroorotate dehydrogenase electron transfer subunit, whose amino-acid sequence is MSQTVQRCGVFLSRVVRRQSLCEEHFELTLALEEFPPAVPGQFVQVLCRRPDDAEGGAAMLRRPFSIGGLERGARGVEMKILGRVVGSGTAWLDARSPGDFISVLGPLGRGFTAPPRGATALLIAGGIGLPPIRWMAETLANTGVLCSAIVGAQRRSLLPVTLVDDPSATGSATNCVEEFARAGIPAAVTTDDGSCGMRGRVTDAMAAFFGTPMARETLRVYACGPEAMLRAVASLCAQQAVECELAMERVMGCGMGTCQSCVVPVTDSARAEGWRYALCCTEGPVFDARRIRWE
- a CDS encoding AAA family ATPase: MDCIAVINQKGGVGKTSTSVNLGVALGQRGRRMLLIDLDPQGHLTTHLGLDSQAKGAGVYEVLTGSLPLQSAIHVHGPTISVVPAQIDLAAAEVELVSVVGREVILRDCLSSLHDEYDLAIIDCPPSLGILTLNALSAASHVLVPLQPHFLALQGVGKLLETIRLVAHRINPPLRVAGMVMCMYESGTRLAGEVIDDLNAYLESSRQSAVPWRDARILQSKIRRNVKLAECPSYGQSIFEYAPRSNGAIDYLALADEILALLGGVAPDAASEEKDIARIATMARAPIADRVAAAADSRVVPTPSVEPVPAATS